The Fundulus heteroclitus isolate FHET01 unplaced genomic scaffold, MU-UCD_Fhet_4.1 scaffold_56, whole genome shotgun sequence genome has a segment encoding these proteins:
- the afg3l2 gene encoding AFG3-like protein 2 isoform X7 — MITERLVRIRSAFNFCCSLRQMAHRYFRLSAGCGRLVRLLRRPAGAPARTVMSAGSPGQVENGPDLLSDLLGAYRRLSSKPPRGFEKYFPDSQKPPAASEAEAAAKESKPANAQKPSGKSGGGPGGGGKRGGRKDESHWHSRLLKGDVPWDDKDFRMFLLSTGAFWTAITYYLLRDGGREVTWKDFVNNYLSKGVVERLEVVNKRYVKVVFSPGKTPLDGYVWFNIGSVDTFERNLETAQGELGIETENRTPVVYATESDGTFLLSMLPTVLIIGFLLFMLRRGAAGGGRPGRGMGGLFSVSETTAKILKDEIDVKFKDVAGCEEAKLEIMEFVNFLKNPKQYQDLGAKIPKGAILTGPPGTGKTLLAKATAGEADVPFITVNGSEFLEMFVGVGPARVRDLFVMARKNAPCILFIDEIDAVGRKRGRGNFGGQSEQENTLNQLLVEMDGFNTATNVVVLAGTNRPDILDPALLRPGRFDRQIYIGPPDIKGRASIFKVHLRPLKLATDLDKDALAKKMAALTPGFSGADIANVCNEAALIAARHLSDSINQKHFEQAIERVIGGLEKKTQVLQPEEKKTVAYHEAGHAVAGWFLEHADPLLKVSIIPRGKGLGYAQYLPREQYLYTKEQLLDRMCMTLGGRVSEEIFFGRITTGAQDDLRKVTQSAYAQIVQFGMNPKVGQVSFDLPRQGEMVLEKPYSEATARLIDTEVRVLIGEAYQRTQQLLSDKKAEVEKVAQRLLEKEVLDKNDMVELLGKRPFAEKSTYEEFVEGTGGEDEDTTLPEGLKDWNQERKNKEESPEEQVARQISGGMPF, encoded by the exons ATGATTACGGAACGTTTGGTTCGGATTCGCTCCGCATTTAACTTCTGCTGCAGCCTCCGTCAAATGGCTCACCGGTACTTCCGGCTGTCTGCCGGCTGTGGGCGCCTGGTCCGGTTGCTGCGGCGGCCCGCCGGAGCTCCAGCAAGGACG GTGATGTCTGCCGGCAGTCCGGGCCAGGTGGAGAATGGGCCAGACCTGCTGAGCGACCTGCTGGGAGCCTACAGGAGGCTGAGCTCCAAACCACCGCGGG GGTTTGAGAAATATTTTCCAGACAGccagaaacctccagcagcctCTGAAGCAGAAGCTGCAGCTAAAG AGTCCAAACCTGCCAACGCTCAGAAACCCTCTGGGAAGTcaggaggaggaccag gaggaggaggcaaaCGAGGAGGTCGCAAAGACGAGTCGCACTGGCACAGCCGCCTGCTGAAG GGCGACGTTCCGTGGGACGATAAGGATTTCCGCATGTTCCTCCTGAGCACCGGGGCCTTCTGGACCGCCATCACCTACTACTTACTGCGGGACGGAGGGCGGGAGGTCACCTGGAAGGACTTTGTCAACAACTACCTGTCCAAGGGAGTG GTGGAGCGGTTGGAGGTCGTCAATAAGCGCTACGTGAAGGTGGTGTTCTCGCCGGGGAAGACGCCGTTGGACGGG TACGTCTGGTTCAACATCGGCAGTGTCGACACCTTCGAGAGGAACCTGGAGACGGCTCAGGGCGAGCTGGGCATCGAGACGGAAAACCGCACGCCGGTGGTCTACGCCACCGAGAGCGACGG AACCTTCCTGCTCAGCATGCTCCCCACTGTGCTCATCATCGGCTTCCTGCTCTTCATGCTGCGGCGCGGCGCGGCGGGGGGCGGCCGCCCCGGCCGGGGCATGGGGGGGCTCTTCAGCGTCAGCGAGACCACGGCCAAAATCCTGAAGGACGAGATCGACGTCAAGTTCAAAGACGTGGCCGGATGCGAGGAGGCCAAGCTGGAGATCATGGAGTTCGTCAACTTCCTGAAGAACCCCAAGCAGTACCAGGACCTGGGGGCCAAGATCCCCAAG ggCGCCATCCTGACGGGGCCCCCAGGGACCGGTAAGACGCTCCTGGCCAAGGCGACGGCGGGCGAGGCCGACGTGCCCTTCATCACCGTCAACGGCTCCGAGTTCCTGGAGATGTTTGTGGGCGTGGGCCCCGCCAGG GTGCGGGATCTGTTCGTCATGGCCAGGAAGAACGCCCCCTGCATCCTCTTCATAGACGAGATCGACGCCGTGGGCCGGAAGCGCGGCCGCGGTAACTTCGGCGGTCAGAGCGAGCAGGAGAACACGCTGAACCAGCTGCTGGTGGAGATGGACG GCTTCAACACCGCCACCAACGTGGTCGTCCTGGCCGGAACCAACAGGCCCGACATCCTGGACCCGGCTCTGCTCAGACCCGGCCGCTTCGACCGGCAGATCTACATCG GTCCTCCTGACATCAAAGGACGGGCGTCCATCTTTAAAGTCCACCTGCGTCCCCTGAAGCTCGCCACCGACCTGGACAAAGACGCCCTGGCCAAGAAAATGGCCGCCCTGACGCCCGGGTTCTCAG GTGCCGACATCGCCAACGTGTGTAACGAGGCGGCTCTGATCGCGGCGCGCCACCTGTCTGACTCCATCAACCAGAAGCACTTTGAGCAGGCCATCGAGAGAGTGATCGGAG GCCTGGAGAAGAAGACCCAGGTTCTGCAGCCGGAGGAGAAGAAGACGGTGGCATACCATGAGGCGGGTCACGCCGTGGCCGGCTGGTTCCTGGAGCACGCCGACCCGCTGCTGAAG GTGTCCATCATTCCCAGGGGCAAAGGGCTGGGCTACGCCCAGTACCTGCCTAGGGAGCAGTACCTGTACACCAAGGAGCAGCTGCTGGACCGCATGTGCATGACTCTGGGCGGCCGGGTCTCCGAGGAGATCTTCTTTGGCCGGATCACCACCGGAGCTCAGGACGACCTGAGGAAGGTGACGCAGAGCGCCTACGCCCAG ATTGTTCAGTTTGGCATGAACCCCAAAGTGGGTCAGGTCTCCTTCGACCTGCCCCGGCAGGGGGAGATGGTTCTGGAGAAGCCGTACAGCGAGGCCACGGCCCGGCTCATCGACACCGAGGTCCGAGTCCTGATCGGCGAGGCGTACCAGAGAACCCAGCAGCTGCTGAGTGACAAGAAGGCCGAGGTGGAGAAG GTGGCGCAGCGGCTGCTGGAGAAGGAGGTTCTGGATAAGAACGACATGGTGGAGCTGTTGGGCAAGCGGCCGTTTGCAGAGAAGTCGACGTATGAAGAGTTTGTGGAGGGAACCGGCGGCGAGGACGAGGACACGACGCTGCCGGAGGGCCTGAAGGACTGGAACCAGGAGAGGAAGAACAAGGAGGAGAGTCCAGAGGAACAGGTGGCCCGCCAGATCTCTGGAGGAATGCCCTTCTAG
- the afg3l2 gene encoding AFG3-like protein 2 isoform X3, producing MITERLVRIRSAFNFCCSLRQMAHRYFRLSAGCGRLVRLLRRPAGAPARTVMSAGSPGQVENGPDLLSDLLGAYRRLSSKPPRGFEKYFPDSQKPPAASEAEAAAKESKPANAQKPSGKSGGGPGGGPGGGGPGGGGGKRGGRKDESHWHSRLLKGDVPWDDKDFRMFLLSTGAFWTAITYYLLRDGGREVTWKDFVNNYLSKGVVERLEVVNKRYVKVVFSPGKTPLDGYVWFNIGSVDTFERNLETAQGELGIETENRTPVVYATESDGTFLLSMLPTVLIIGFLLFMLRRGAAGGGRPGRGMGGLFSVSETTAKILKDEIDVKFKDVAGCEEAKLEIMEFVNFLKNPKQYQDLGAKIPKGAILTGPPGTGKTLLAKATAGEADVPFITVNGSEFLEMFVGVGPARVRDLFVMARKNAPCILFIDEIDAVGRKRGRGNFGGQSEQENTLNQLLVEMDGFNTATNVVVLAGTNRPDILDPALLRPGRFDRQIYIGPPDIKGRASIFKVHLRPLKLATDLDKDALAKKMAALTPGFSGADIANVCNEAALIAARHLSDSINQKHFEQAIERVIGGLEKKTQVLQPEEKKTVAYHEAGHAVAGWFLEHADPLLKVSIIPRGKGLGYAQYLPREQYLYTKEQLLDRMCMTLGGRVSEEIFFGRITTGAQDDLRKVTQSAYAQIVQFGMNPKVGQVSFDLPRQGEMVLEKPYSEATARLIDTEVRVLIGEAYQRTQQLLSDKKAEVEKVAQRLLEKEVLDKNDMVELLGKRPFAEKSTYEEFVEGTGGEDEDTTLPEGLKDWNQERKNKEESPEEQVARQISGGMPF from the exons ATGATTACGGAACGTTTGGTTCGGATTCGCTCCGCATTTAACTTCTGCTGCAGCCTCCGTCAAATGGCTCACCGGTACTTCCGGCTGTCTGCCGGCTGTGGGCGCCTGGTCCGGTTGCTGCGGCGGCCCGCCGGAGCTCCAGCAAGGACG GTGATGTCTGCCGGCAGTCCGGGCCAGGTGGAGAATGGGCCAGACCTGCTGAGCGACCTGCTGGGAGCCTACAGGAGGCTGAGCTCCAAACCACCGCGGG GGTTTGAGAAATATTTTCCAGACAGccagaaacctccagcagcctCTGAAGCAGAAGCTGCAGCTAAAG AGTCCAAACCTGCCAACGCTCAGAAACCCTCTGGGAAGTcaggaggaggaccag gaggaggaccaggaggaggaggaccaggaggaggaggaggcaaaCGAGGAGGTCGCAAAGACGAGTCGCACTGGCACAGCCGCCTGCTGAAG GGCGACGTTCCGTGGGACGATAAGGATTTCCGCATGTTCCTCCTGAGCACCGGGGCCTTCTGGACCGCCATCACCTACTACTTACTGCGGGACGGAGGGCGGGAGGTCACCTGGAAGGACTTTGTCAACAACTACCTGTCCAAGGGAGTG GTGGAGCGGTTGGAGGTCGTCAATAAGCGCTACGTGAAGGTGGTGTTCTCGCCGGGGAAGACGCCGTTGGACGGG TACGTCTGGTTCAACATCGGCAGTGTCGACACCTTCGAGAGGAACCTGGAGACGGCTCAGGGCGAGCTGGGCATCGAGACGGAAAACCGCACGCCGGTGGTCTACGCCACCGAGAGCGACGG AACCTTCCTGCTCAGCATGCTCCCCACTGTGCTCATCATCGGCTTCCTGCTCTTCATGCTGCGGCGCGGCGCGGCGGGGGGCGGCCGCCCCGGCCGGGGCATGGGGGGGCTCTTCAGCGTCAGCGAGACCACGGCCAAAATCCTGAAGGACGAGATCGACGTCAAGTTCAAAGACGTGGCCGGATGCGAGGAGGCCAAGCTGGAGATCATGGAGTTCGTCAACTTCCTGAAGAACCCCAAGCAGTACCAGGACCTGGGGGCCAAGATCCCCAAG ggCGCCATCCTGACGGGGCCCCCAGGGACCGGTAAGACGCTCCTGGCCAAGGCGACGGCGGGCGAGGCCGACGTGCCCTTCATCACCGTCAACGGCTCCGAGTTCCTGGAGATGTTTGTGGGCGTGGGCCCCGCCAGG GTGCGGGATCTGTTCGTCATGGCCAGGAAGAACGCCCCCTGCATCCTCTTCATAGACGAGATCGACGCCGTGGGCCGGAAGCGCGGCCGCGGTAACTTCGGCGGTCAGAGCGAGCAGGAGAACACGCTGAACCAGCTGCTGGTGGAGATGGACG GCTTCAACACCGCCACCAACGTGGTCGTCCTGGCCGGAACCAACAGGCCCGACATCCTGGACCCGGCTCTGCTCAGACCCGGCCGCTTCGACCGGCAGATCTACATCG GTCCTCCTGACATCAAAGGACGGGCGTCCATCTTTAAAGTCCACCTGCGTCCCCTGAAGCTCGCCACCGACCTGGACAAAGACGCCCTGGCCAAGAAAATGGCCGCCCTGACGCCCGGGTTCTCAG GTGCCGACATCGCCAACGTGTGTAACGAGGCGGCTCTGATCGCGGCGCGCCACCTGTCTGACTCCATCAACCAGAAGCACTTTGAGCAGGCCATCGAGAGAGTGATCGGAG GCCTGGAGAAGAAGACCCAGGTTCTGCAGCCGGAGGAGAAGAAGACGGTGGCATACCATGAGGCGGGTCACGCCGTGGCCGGCTGGTTCCTGGAGCACGCCGACCCGCTGCTGAAG GTGTCCATCATTCCCAGGGGCAAAGGGCTGGGCTACGCCCAGTACCTGCCTAGGGAGCAGTACCTGTACACCAAGGAGCAGCTGCTGGACCGCATGTGCATGACTCTGGGCGGCCGGGTCTCCGAGGAGATCTTCTTTGGCCGGATCACCACCGGAGCTCAGGACGACCTGAGGAAGGTGACGCAGAGCGCCTACGCCCAG ATTGTTCAGTTTGGCATGAACCCCAAAGTGGGTCAGGTCTCCTTCGACCTGCCCCGGCAGGGGGAGATGGTTCTGGAGAAGCCGTACAGCGAGGCCACGGCCCGGCTCATCGACACCGAGGTCCGAGTCCTGATCGGCGAGGCGTACCAGAGAACCCAGCAGCTGCTGAGTGACAAGAAGGCCGAGGTGGAGAAG GTGGCGCAGCGGCTGCTGGAGAAGGAGGTTCTGGATAAGAACGACATGGTGGAGCTGTTGGGCAAGCGGCCGTTTGCAGAGAAGTCGACGTATGAAGAGTTTGTGGAGGGAACCGGCGGCGAGGACGAGGACACGACGCTGCCGGAGGGCCTGAAGGACTGGAACCAGGAGAGGAAGAACAAGGAGGAGAGTCCAGAGGAACAGGTGGCCCGCCAGATCTCTGGAGGAATGCCCTTCTAG
- the afg3l2 gene encoding AFG3-like protein 2 isoform X5 codes for MITERLVRIRSAFNFCCSLRQMAHRYFRLSAGCGRLVRLLRRPAGAPARTVMSAGSPGQVENGPDLLSDLLGAYRRLSSKPPRGFEKYFPDSQKPPAASEAEAAAKESKPANAQKPSGKSGGGPGGGPGGGGGKRGGRKDESHWHSRLLKGDVPWDDKDFRMFLLSTGAFWTAITYYLLRDGGREVTWKDFVNNYLSKGVVERLEVVNKRYVKVVFSPGKTPLDGYVWFNIGSVDTFERNLETAQGELGIETENRTPVVYATESDGTFLLSMLPTVLIIGFLLFMLRRGAAGGGRPGRGMGGLFSVSETTAKILKDEIDVKFKDVAGCEEAKLEIMEFVNFLKNPKQYQDLGAKIPKGAILTGPPGTGKTLLAKATAGEADVPFITVNGSEFLEMFVGVGPARVRDLFVMARKNAPCILFIDEIDAVGRKRGRGNFGGQSEQENTLNQLLVEMDGFNTATNVVVLAGTNRPDILDPALLRPGRFDRQIYIGPPDIKGRASIFKVHLRPLKLATDLDKDALAKKMAALTPGFSGADIANVCNEAALIAARHLSDSINQKHFEQAIERVIGGLEKKTQVLQPEEKKTVAYHEAGHAVAGWFLEHADPLLKVSIIPRGKGLGYAQYLPREQYLYTKEQLLDRMCMTLGGRVSEEIFFGRITTGAQDDLRKVTQSAYAQIVQFGMNPKVGQVSFDLPRQGEMVLEKPYSEATARLIDTEVRVLIGEAYQRTQQLLSDKKAEVEKVAQRLLEKEVLDKNDMVELLGKRPFAEKSTYEEFVEGTGGEDEDTTLPEGLKDWNQERKNKEESPEEQVARQISGGMPF; via the exons ATGATTACGGAACGTTTGGTTCGGATTCGCTCCGCATTTAACTTCTGCTGCAGCCTCCGTCAAATGGCTCACCGGTACTTCCGGCTGTCTGCCGGCTGTGGGCGCCTGGTCCGGTTGCTGCGGCGGCCCGCCGGAGCTCCAGCAAGGACG GTGATGTCTGCCGGCAGTCCGGGCCAGGTGGAGAATGGGCCAGACCTGCTGAGCGACCTGCTGGGAGCCTACAGGAGGCTGAGCTCCAAACCACCGCGGG GGTTTGAGAAATATTTTCCAGACAGccagaaacctccagcagcctCTGAAGCAGAAGCTGCAGCTAAAG AGTCCAAACCTGCCAACGCTCAGAAACCCTCTGGGAAGTcaggaggaggaccag gaggaggaccaggaggaggaggaggcaaaCGAGGAGGTCGCAAAGACGAGTCGCACTGGCACAGCCGCCTGCTGAAG GGCGACGTTCCGTGGGACGATAAGGATTTCCGCATGTTCCTCCTGAGCACCGGGGCCTTCTGGACCGCCATCACCTACTACTTACTGCGGGACGGAGGGCGGGAGGTCACCTGGAAGGACTTTGTCAACAACTACCTGTCCAAGGGAGTG GTGGAGCGGTTGGAGGTCGTCAATAAGCGCTACGTGAAGGTGGTGTTCTCGCCGGGGAAGACGCCGTTGGACGGG TACGTCTGGTTCAACATCGGCAGTGTCGACACCTTCGAGAGGAACCTGGAGACGGCTCAGGGCGAGCTGGGCATCGAGACGGAAAACCGCACGCCGGTGGTCTACGCCACCGAGAGCGACGG AACCTTCCTGCTCAGCATGCTCCCCACTGTGCTCATCATCGGCTTCCTGCTCTTCATGCTGCGGCGCGGCGCGGCGGGGGGCGGCCGCCCCGGCCGGGGCATGGGGGGGCTCTTCAGCGTCAGCGAGACCACGGCCAAAATCCTGAAGGACGAGATCGACGTCAAGTTCAAAGACGTGGCCGGATGCGAGGAGGCCAAGCTGGAGATCATGGAGTTCGTCAACTTCCTGAAGAACCCCAAGCAGTACCAGGACCTGGGGGCCAAGATCCCCAAG ggCGCCATCCTGACGGGGCCCCCAGGGACCGGTAAGACGCTCCTGGCCAAGGCGACGGCGGGCGAGGCCGACGTGCCCTTCATCACCGTCAACGGCTCCGAGTTCCTGGAGATGTTTGTGGGCGTGGGCCCCGCCAGG GTGCGGGATCTGTTCGTCATGGCCAGGAAGAACGCCCCCTGCATCCTCTTCATAGACGAGATCGACGCCGTGGGCCGGAAGCGCGGCCGCGGTAACTTCGGCGGTCAGAGCGAGCAGGAGAACACGCTGAACCAGCTGCTGGTGGAGATGGACG GCTTCAACACCGCCACCAACGTGGTCGTCCTGGCCGGAACCAACAGGCCCGACATCCTGGACCCGGCTCTGCTCAGACCCGGCCGCTTCGACCGGCAGATCTACATCG GTCCTCCTGACATCAAAGGACGGGCGTCCATCTTTAAAGTCCACCTGCGTCCCCTGAAGCTCGCCACCGACCTGGACAAAGACGCCCTGGCCAAGAAAATGGCCGCCCTGACGCCCGGGTTCTCAG GTGCCGACATCGCCAACGTGTGTAACGAGGCGGCTCTGATCGCGGCGCGCCACCTGTCTGACTCCATCAACCAGAAGCACTTTGAGCAGGCCATCGAGAGAGTGATCGGAG GCCTGGAGAAGAAGACCCAGGTTCTGCAGCCGGAGGAGAAGAAGACGGTGGCATACCATGAGGCGGGTCACGCCGTGGCCGGCTGGTTCCTGGAGCACGCCGACCCGCTGCTGAAG GTGTCCATCATTCCCAGGGGCAAAGGGCTGGGCTACGCCCAGTACCTGCCTAGGGAGCAGTACCTGTACACCAAGGAGCAGCTGCTGGACCGCATGTGCATGACTCTGGGCGGCCGGGTCTCCGAGGAGATCTTCTTTGGCCGGATCACCACCGGAGCTCAGGACGACCTGAGGAAGGTGACGCAGAGCGCCTACGCCCAG ATTGTTCAGTTTGGCATGAACCCCAAAGTGGGTCAGGTCTCCTTCGACCTGCCCCGGCAGGGGGAGATGGTTCTGGAGAAGCCGTACAGCGAGGCCACGGCCCGGCTCATCGACACCGAGGTCCGAGTCCTGATCGGCGAGGCGTACCAGAGAACCCAGCAGCTGCTGAGTGACAAGAAGGCCGAGGTGGAGAAG GTGGCGCAGCGGCTGCTGGAGAAGGAGGTTCTGGATAAGAACGACATGGTGGAGCTGTTGGGCAAGCGGCCGTTTGCAGAGAAGTCGACGTATGAAGAGTTTGTGGAGGGAACCGGCGGCGAGGACGAGGACACGACGCTGCCGGAGGGCCTGAAGGACTGGAACCAGGAGAGGAAGAACAAGGAGGAGAGTCCAGAGGAACAGGTGGCCCGCCAGATCTCTGGAGGAATGCCCTTCTAG